The window CATAGCCCTTAACAGAGAAttatggagatcgagcattaaggttgtaggttaggggaaattgtgatttctttttacagcgcactagagtgagactagccagttaggaattagtcttaggatgctattgatcagctactgatgatgggctttatctgctgtttattagtataccttacatctttctcgtatttcctatatctcttatattgctgttattttgttattttatggtatttatgttatgttatggattttatggtattgtatgttattttattatgagtctattgatagtactaatatagtgtctcttgttgccttcttgagccgagggtctcctggaaacagcctctctgcccctcggggtagaggtaaggtctgcgtacatattaccctcctcagaccccacttgtgggattacactgggttgttgttgttgtctctttactggagtattttctttaataatgttttttttttacaGTTAACAGTACATTTTAGCTAGTGTTCTAAAGGACTGAGCTTGCTTTCTGCTtgtcttttttgaattttccttatAAAGTAACCAACTTTGACTAAATGCCATTGCACATTTGACATTCATTTGGTAGTCCACGGTTTGCCCTAACAACTGGTAAAGTTTGCAGcttttgaatacataattaaaAAAAGGCAACCTCCTCTCTGGCTATGTTCCACTAACCCATCAACACAATGATCTTCCTCTTCCTGCCCCGTGGCGCTCTACTTAGATTGGAATACTTGCTTTAAGTAATTGACACATTGTACAGCGTGATCGCATTAATCACTTAGTTCCAAATAATAAGACAGACAGACCTTCTTTCTATTATTAACACAGTTCAATCAACTAACGTTAATTGGGATAGATGGTTTACCTAGCAGCGGGAATGCACAGACCTTTAAAAGTCGGAACAATACAACATTTGACTGTTTGAGAGTTGGCTGAAATGATATTTTTTCCCTTGTTACTATATTTTTCTTGGCAATCTCAGTTACTGAAAAGAGCCATTATCTTTACAGGAAAATGGAGAACTTGAACAATATAAGTTGGCTCCTGAAGGAATCAAACAGGCTGAATTGGCTGGAGAGTCATTCCTAAAGGTTGGTATTCCCATTGAATTCTCAATTTTTGGTTTCCCAGAGTAGTCCGCGGCAGACATTTCATGATTCAGATGTTCCACCTATATAGGTATGGAGTTACGTGCACCATAATTGCTGTCGGCCATTGCTTTCCCTAGTTATTTTTAAACATTTGACTATGTATGGTGTTGTATGTCCTGGAATCCTATCACCTACCTCTTTTTGATGCTCAGAAACTTATTATATTCCAGTGAAATCCCTTGGGATTTTACAATGCCTCTTTTCTAAAAAGTTTGGATGCTAGATCCATGTCCATTTCTCATTATAAGAACAATCATTGTGATGTCATAGTTTTCAAGTTAGCAACACTTCCTCATCCAAGGTAGACAGTATAATGAGGATAAGGAGATGGTGACATGTTAAACAACCGGAAACTCAGGTCACATGTGAACAATCTGTTTCTTTTTCAGTGTCAAATCTTGGATAAAGTTGGAGGGTATGTAGTGGTTGAAAGAAAAATCTAAGCAACTCAGAGAAAGTGAACTAGTATTACCAAGCAAGTGCTCATTACAAGTAAATGATGAGTTCTATCTTCAGCGATAACATGATTCacataagcaaaagaaaaagttttaacCAAAACTGTCTAAGTAGAAGAGCGGGAAGAGAAAAGTGTTTTCTGAAAGGACCATGTATGGGCTTCTATCCCCTTAAACATTATCATGTGGAGGCTCACCTTTTGTCAAACTAAATGCTTTCTCCAGTTGTGAAATCATGTTTCCCTAGAGGCTTAGAGTTGAAACAGCCAGTTTATCTCCATACTTTATGGCTACTAACAGAGTCTCCTGGTGATTAGCACCTTGATGTATGTATTTCTGTTTGCTGCCCTTCAGTTGAAGACAGGTAAAGACAGACTGTCGTATCGTTCCTGATTCTGAGTAATTACATATTAGTTACTTTTTTTGAGCTAAAAAGGGTCTATCCCTTCTCTATAAGCTTAGTTCAATGGTATTTACAGGCAATCTGTTTTCTGATAACAGGCACTGAAAGAAGATGAAGTACCACTTGAAAATGTTCGAATCTGCTACTCTCCCTTCTCGAGGACCACTCATACTGCACAAGTGGTTGCATCAGTTCTAGATATTTCTTTTGAAGGACCGCAATGTATGGTAAGTCTTATCCGTCCGTCACAGGGACATATAGGCCCTCTTGTAACctctttttgtatatttttattatttgcttATTTTGTTGCAAGGTTGTATTCAAGTAATTTTTGGCTTATTAATAAGTTAAAAAAAGGTTTTGTAAGTGTTATCATGGTACTTTTGTTTGCAGAGGTACTTGAGatctaagttgctccgacatggcagtttaagtgccgcacccgtgtcgacacgacactagtatgggtgtgaGTATAGGATCCGTACTGGATTTGTtcaaacaattttgggtactttgaccacgatGGAAGGAAAAATTCGAGACGAGATACCATTTGATTcccaaaatcaaaaccaaaactagggtaaatttgaagaaaatagcataccttATTTAGGAAATCAACCTTTTACTTATCTACAGCTtgagaataaaaaaagaaatccAAACTTTACAAGCTATGcgtaagtattccacaaaatttctcataatttagagatatttttatatttttatttttctgaattaATTTTAGCCGGATCCCCGCACCCGTATTCATATTAGGATTCGTATCGCCGAATCATAGAATTAACATCTCGAAAGATCCGCACCCGTGTCAGACACCCGCACCCttgtccgagcaacttagcttGAGATAATCAATTCATAAAGCTCTGATCACTGTTATTAGAACCCATGACATGAATAGAGAGTAAAAGTAGCAAGGACCTATAGCAACAAAGTCATTTCATAGGCTGAGATCTCGTTTTGTCCTATTGATATAAGCCATTCAGTTGAGAAATGCTCATGTAAATAACAAGGATGAACTGTTTGGTCTATATCTCTTTTTCGGGCAATATCTCTTTTTCACCTGGCATCGTGTCTTCCTTAAATGCACATTTCTAGATTTATATGCTTAAACTGAATTGCTATGTACTTTTCCTTCTGGTGATGAATTTGATTTAGCTGCATAACTTTTCATCTTTTATATCATTTTTTGCCTGATGCCCTCGATCCAATCAACACTAAGCCTAAAAAGCTTTTTGAGTGTTACATAAGGTAAAGCTCCATTTCCTTTTCCCCCCTGCCTTTCCTGTCACGGTGAGATGCTTCTAAGCTAAAACAATTGATCGATTGGTATGTTATGATTTTGGCTTTAAGACGAGTAGATTCTGCTGATAAGCTCTGAGTTCAGACAATTTTGTTATTACAGGTTCTAGAAGATCTTCGGGAGCGTTTCTTTGGTCCTTCATATGAACTTAAGTCTCATGATaaagtgagttgttatttgttcTCTGCATTTCAAAATCAAGTGGATCCTCAACATTTATAAGCATTTGCACTTGGTTTGTGTCTCTCAGACTGATTAATTATTTCTGATTTCAGTATCCAGATATATGGGCTCTAGATGAGAAGGATCCATTCATGCAGCCTGAAGGGGGAGAAAGTGTTGCAGATGTAGTGTCTAGACTCACAAGTGCATTGATTAACATGGAGTCACAATTTCGAGGGTAATGTTGTGCTTTTAACTCCAACATTAATCATGTAGAGTAGGAAGTTTTTTAGTGCTAATGAGGTTTGCTTATTCTTTTTAACAAGTGAAGGAAATTTTGCATGGCAATAGAATCACAGTTCATGCTTAAATTCAAGATTCTCCTAGTGTTTCACATATTCCCGCTAATGAGGAGACCATAAGCCTTTAATTGCATTTTCATGATATCTGATGGACTTATAAATAACGATTGTGGTCTGGAACACTGCAATTGCAGATGCACAGTGTTGGTGGTCAGCCATGGCGACCCTCTGCAAATTTTCCAGACGGTACTAAATGCAGCTACGGATTACAAAGGATCCTGTGAAAATGACTTGACATCAAGAATACAAGCAGTCAAAATCCCTTCTGTTCTGTCGCAGCACCGGAGGTTTGCTCTACAAACAGGAGAATTGCGCTCAGTAGTATAATCCACAGCTTGAACTGCACATTCTGAAACATTCTGTCAGCTCATGCTGTTATTCTTCTCTATACATTCTGAATCCCCTTTCTAATTTATCTGTGTCTAGGGATAATAATTTGGTTTTAACAAATATTTGAAACTAATGAAGTATAAATCGAATAAGGAACAGCAGAATATTCAGTTTGCAATCTCCTTTGCTAGGGAGGTGAGCTGCTGTATGAGTACATCCACTGGAGAGCTTTTCTAATGGGCTTCTGGAATCTTTTTGGTTCTCCCCACCCCATCCCGGAAGAGTACCGAGTCAATATGAGGGGAAATTTATACTTTTAACCTCTTAGTTCTATGTTAGCCTATGGATGATAAACATGTTAAGAAAGAAGTCAGAAGATCTACTTCTCCATTCAAGATTTATACTCCCAACTCTTGGCCAGATGACCTTTATGTATTAAACCAATTGCTTCCTGTTCCAATAATGGCTTTTCGTCCTTAATGATTGTGAAAGTTAGGGTGATAAAGATGGAGATTAAGGCAGAACAGACTCTTCCATGTCTTATTTGCCACAATCTTACCGGATTAGAGGCTAATGTTCAG of the Nicotiana tabacum cultivar K326 chromosome 7, ASM71507v2, whole genome shotgun sequence genome contains:
- the LOC107829590 gene encoding uncharacterized protein LOC107829590 isoform X1, whose translation is MEDKMREARLRWFGHIQRRNTDAPVRRCERLAVVGTRRGRGRPKKYWGEVIRQNMARLRVTEDIALNRELWRSSIKENGELEQYKLAPEGIKQAELAGESFLKALKEDEVPLENVRICYSPFSRTTHTAQVVASVLDISFEGPQCMVLEDLRERFFGPSYELKSHDKYPDIWALDEKDPFMQPEGGESVADVVSRLTSALINMESQFRGCTVLVVSHGDPLQIFQTVLNAATDYKGSCENDLTSRIQAVKIPSVLSQHRRFALQTGELRSVV
- the LOC107829590 gene encoding uncharacterized protein LOC107829590 isoform X2, encoding MAEGGVRFVGNRYWVLRHGKSIPNEMGLIVSSMENGELEQYKLAPEGIKQAELAGESFLKALKEDEVPLENVRICYSPFSRTTHTAQVVASVLDISFEGPQCMVLEDLRERFFGPSYELKSHDKYPDIWALDEKDPFMQPEGGESVADVVSRLTSALINMESQFRGCTVLVVSHGDPLQIFQTVLNAATDYKGSCENDLTSRIQAVKIPSVLSQHRRFALQTGELRSVV